The following nucleotide sequence is from Zea mays cultivar B73 chromosome 1, Zm-B73-REFERENCE-NAM-5.0, whole genome shotgun sequence.
AAGTTAGCAGCTgcacagagagaatcaagcgagaAACAAACTAATGGTTTAACACATGTCGATTCTGAGATGCTGGATGACAAATTAGCGGTTATGCAGAGGGAATCAAACAAGATGCAAAATGGTGGTCCAgcacatgtcaatactgaattttCACACTGTGGGAAATGCGATGTGAATTCTGATTCAAAGGGAGGTTTTTTTGCTGACCAGTTTGAGAATTTGGCAAACTATCGAGCACATTATGAATGTACTGGTCCTGAGATTTGGAAACAGACTAAAGGTAACCTGCATGCCTTCGTTGCAGCAGCTGGTACTGGCGGTACAATTGCCGGAGTCTCACGATATCTTAAGGTTAGATGCTTACTATTTTTTTGTTTGTATATTTTATCCTAGATAAACATCTTTTATGACTATGGTACTCCTTATGTAGGAAAAGAACAGGAGCATCAAATGTTTTTTAATGGACCCTCCTGGATCTGGTCTGTTCAATAAGGTTACCAGAGGGGTGATGTACACAAAAGAGGAGGCCGAGGGGAAGCGGCTTAAGAACCCTTTTGATACTATTACTGAAGGAATAGGAATCAATAGGGTCACTAAAAATTTCATGATGGCGGAACTGGATGGAGCCTATCGAGGATCAGATAGGGAAGCTGTTGAGATGTCAAGGTACATGGTTACGAGTGAAATTTTTGTTGTTATTTAGAAGTTTTGATCTGTAATAACAATAAGTGTGCATAAGTTAGCCCTGCACCACAATTTTTATTTACTACATTCTACAGTATAGTCTGTGGACTGACATATTAGACTAAGAACATTTTTTTCCTTCTTTTATTGCATCCCACTTCTCTTCACTTGTTGCACTGTACCTTTATCTTGTCAAACAATGCTATTAGTCTTGTGATGATTCCCTGAAACTGAAATTCCACTTGAAAAttgatactccctccgtttctttttagttgtcgctggatagttcaattgaactatccagcgacaactaaaaacaaACGGAAGGAGTATTAGTTTTGGACTTTTGAGTTCTCATCGTGTCTTATATGTCACTTTAAGCTTCAAGGGAAGCCTTACCCTTAATCAACTGTTGGGTTAAGCATTTTTAGAAACATAATCATATCCACATCTCATATTTAAAATATTTTGAGCGATGAAGGGAAAATTGTATAGTTAGCAGATAGTTAGTACTTCATCTTACAAAATTCTAAGCGAAAATCCAGATTAACTGACCTCATTTTATTTGAAACATAACTTAGGTTCTTGCTGAAAAACGATGGACTATTTGTTGGCAGTTCTTCAGCCATGAATTGCGTTGGCGCTGTAAGAGTTGCTCAAGATTTGGGTCCAGGGCATACAATCGTGACAATTCTTTGTGACAGTGGGATGAGACATTTAAGCAAGTTCTTCAATGAGCAGTATTTGGCTGATCATGGATTGACACCAACAGCTACTGGTCTGGAATTTCTTGATAAATGAGCATTTCACAGGGACTTTTCAATTTCAGGAAGTTGGCATCCTCCCTGTGACTGCGATGATACCTTGACACAAGGGTGAACGCTGAATAGGTCAAAGCATGAATATATGCCATACAAATGGTGAACCTGATGTGTTTTAAGTACTAATTGTAGTCTAGTATAGGCATTGCCATTGGATAGGATTGGGATAGCCAGTGTTTTGATCCTTGTTTTGATATATATCTATTGAGGCTCAGGCTGTTACCAGTTAGAATGCTGCACTGAGCATCTTTGCTGTAAACAACTGCAACATATGCATTTTTTTTGTTAAAAAATGTTTCAAGAACAATTCACCCGTATTGATCTTTTGTGTTGTACATAGGCCATGGCATCACTCTGCTTAGTTTAAGTTGGTCTGTTTTTTTCCCCATTTTTTCTCACTTCGTGTTGCTGGATGACATTAAATTCAGCTGATCAAAGATCCAGCCCAGCATATCCGGTATCCCTCCTTCCATACCAGTCTGCTGATTAAAGTTTTGCTTCCCCATTTGCTTGTCGATATCTAGCGGTCAAACATTTGTTCTGAAAAATACTGGCTCTTTCTTCTACGCATACATGTAACATGCTGACGTTGATGTTAAATAGGAGTTACCACTTTTCAAATGAACGGAGTCCAAACCGCTGTTGCTCTGAGCTTTGGGGCGAAATGAATATATAATCGCACGTTTATAATCGTGTATTTTGATATTAAATTAATTACTAGAGTAATTACTATATAAACAATGGATAAATCACACATAATAATAACATGTTCACATTATTATCACTCCAATCTAATTAAAGATGAGTTCGTGGTATCACTAAAGTTCGTAGATGTCGTAGTGTATATCAAAGATGAGTTCCTGGTATCATTAAAGTCCCTAGATATCGTACTATATATCAACTCATGTCGTAGTATATATCAAAGATGAGTTCATGGTATCATTAAAGTTCGCAGATATCGTAGTGTATATTAACTCGGTTAGCAGTCATACGATCGCTATCCAAAAGTTTGATTTGTCCTAACCGGTTATCCTATAACCAGTGCAAGTTCTTCAGCGGGGCAAAATTGTAGAGACGTTGCTCTCATCAGAAATTAGCCTCAGGATAATCACGCGCAAAAGATAAGTTTGTCTCTCAGCTAAAACCCTAAGTTTGTCTCTCGAACCTTTTGGAGAGATCGTCATCTCTATTATACAGGAGATTAGCCTCAGGATAATCACGTGCAAAAGAAAAGAAATTGACCCAGTTACAATCTTCACAATCCGATTAATTCAGTTCCGAGCTTGTCACTCAAAACAAAATCAGATTATTGTAGAAAACGACAAAAGATCAGTCGTCAAGTCACAAGTCACGTGAAATATGTACATATGGTTTAACTTTCTCCCTTTTTAAGGAACGACAAGATTCAAGACCATGCACAAGTAGGTATTTAAGATCTATTTTAAATTTCATTATAAATCATAGAGTGAAATTTGAATATAGGTATACGGATGAGTAAGGTCGGAGATAGGCTAACTCAACATCTTCACCTGCATATATCGGAGAACACATGTAGCTTACACGGAAAAATAATCCTATGTACGCGCCAGAGTAACCAGTTTACACAGTTACTAGTTCTGATGCCGCCTTCGACTCCAGCCATTGCTTAGCAGCAACGTTCGTCGTCAAGAACCAGCCTGCCTTGTCGGGTGCCTCGTGGAACGGCGCGTCGAGCTCCTTCAGATGCGCCTCGAACATAGCAGCCAGCCCTCTGTCCGAGTACGTGTTCTTCCCCTGCCCCGTGTGGATTCCAAGCAATGGTGGCAGCCCTTCGTTGCCGGTCTGTAGAGACGTATACAGATCGTTCATCCAGACGTGCAATGTGGTCAGTGCCGCGCCGACGGAGAGGCCCCTGAGGTGCAGCGACCACTGTGTCTGGGTCCTCGTCTGGATGTTGGCGTAGATGCCGAGCTGCTGTGCGGCGTCCAGGAGCGCGCAGGCCTTCTCCATCTGGTTCAGGTTCACGCATAGGTCCATCAGGCAGTTGCAGTAAGGCATCTTCACCACGCCGCGGGAGCTCCTCAGCAGTTCACGGGCTGCTTCTCTAAAAGATTCAGAGGAGCTCCTGTCCACAAGGAGCTTCACTACGGCACCAAGCTGGACGTTGCTTCTCTCAATGCAGCTGATCACCTTGCCCAGTTCTTCCGCTGGTGTGTTTGCTGCCACGCTGAGAAGGCAGCCACAGAATCTGTCATCGGGGATGATACCAAGGTCCTGGAGCATGCCGAATGATCTGACCACATCGTCAGTGCGCCCCACCTTGCCATAGCATCGGATGAGTGAGGTCAGGACAAAGATGTTTGGCTTGAAGCCGGCCTCCACCATTTCATTCAGTATGCCCTCTGCACTCAGGACGTTGGCAGTGGATGAGTACAGCGTCACCATTGATGAGTAGCTCCAGCTATCAGGCTTGGAATGGGCACCCATGGACGCCTTCATGTCTCTGAAGATCTCCTCAGCCTCGTCAACATAGCCAATGTCTGCACACATGGACAGAAGCATGTTGTACAGCATCACATCGATGCCCATTGCCTCATCCTTCATCAGTCGGTACACGGCCATGGCATCCTCGCCATAGCGTGCCCTGGTGTATGCGTGCAGGAGACAACAATAGGTCGCCCTGCTGGGCTGCACCTGCTGGTCAACCATCTCTCTGTGGATGGTCTTCACCACCCAAGGTCGCAATGCGCGGCCCATGGCATCCAACATGGTATTGTACACGACCAGGTTTGGCCTCACACCGATTGCCTTCATTTCCTCGAACACGTTGAGTGCACCGTCGAAGTTGCCACTGGTCGAGTGTACCTTGATCACTGTAGAGCAGATCACAGGGTCCAGCTGCCATTTCTCCGCGCGAGCGCGATCGTACAAGCGGAGGGCCGCCTCGGAGTTCCCAGCGTGGCCGTACGCGTCGATCACCGCAGAGTATGTGAGCATGTCCGGCGAGCAGCCGAACTCCGGCATCTTGTCGAACCACTCGACGGCCTTGCTGTGTAGGCCGCAGGCGCGCGCGCAGCTGATGACGGTCGAGAAGGTGGCGTTGTCGGGCTGCACGCCGTCCCGCAGCATCTCGGCCCATAGCGCCTCGGTCTCACTCCAGAGCCGCTTCTTGCGCAGCAACTTGAGCACGACGTTGTAGAGGATGACCTTCTTCCGGACCTTGGCGTTCCCCAGGAACCAGCGGAGAGCGAGCACGGCGGTCTCCGCCCTGGTGGCGGCAGCCGTGTTGAGCACGATGACGGCGTCCTGCTCGGAAGGAGGCTCGGGGAAGGCCGCCTGAAGCGCGGCCTCTACAGCGGACTCGGTGGTCTCGCACGCGCCGAGCGCCGCGGCAGCAGAAGCGAGACGTGCGCGGCGGCCAGACCCGGCACGCGCGCGTGCGACGTCGGCGGCGCGCGGGCTGTTGGGGTTGACCCACAGGAACCtcgtgttgctgctgctgctgggcctTGTGCCATTTGGGTTGGAATCAGAGGGAGGCGACGGGTCTTGAGGTTGGGGAGGCGTCTCCTGGACGGAGACGTGAGCAGCGACAGGGGAGGAGGGATTCTTTGGGTTGAAGGAGGCGGAGATTGGCCGGTGAGGCCATGAGGGTAGTAGGGACGACGGCGAGCGGCATAGAGGCAGTGAAGCCATGGGTTCCTGAGCCCCCTGTGGAGTGGATTGGGCTAGGAGAGCAGGAGCGGGACAACTGACCAGTGACGACGCAGCGGCGCCTCTCTGTCCGTCAGTTCGTGGGACCAGCGAACGTTGGGTTGGAATAAGGGGTGCTAATGTACTCTACATTTTACGCTATAAATTTTAATTATCAAATCGAATTAAAATCAGacaatattttatttattttttaattAAAATTATTTAAGGGTTCTAACTTTTTGTGAATGGGTATtcggatcgtgatccattaccaccttaGTTGGAATATGATCCAAGAGAGGGTTGGTGACGAAAACAATTTTAGAATTTTTCGATATTCTAGAAACTTATTTTGATTTTTTCATCAAATTCACCGTTATTGGCATTTTTAAAAACAGAGTTTTTGGAATTTTCTGTCGGAATCAGTATCGAAATCGACGTGGTATCTCAGAATTTTTCGGAAATTTGTCTTGGAATCTTTCATAATTTTTCGAAAATTTTCAGCACACAGTTCACAGACAGCCTAGCCAGGTTCTCCTCCTCCCACTGGTGATTTATCGTACCACCTATACGTCAGAATTACTTCTTTTTTAATTTTTTACGCATATGAATTTTTTGGGACAGATGGTCTTGAGAGAAAGTTGGGATTGGTGATTTAGCCTCTCGAACGAATCCACCATTTTCTATGAAGATAttatgtattagtaatatataatgatagagagTCGGTGGCCTGCCTTTTCTACAGACTAGGTTCTAGGGTTTCCCTGTGAGGCTACGACTGATAACTCTTTATCCGAGAAAAAATATCTCATGAGTAAGCATGCCATGTCACTAGAGCGAGTAGATATTGTGAATTGTAAACTTGTCAGCTTGTTAACTTTGAGCATGTAAACTtatgatctttatgaacttgttatattgtgaacttgtgatctttgtgaacttgttatattacaTATTTGTGATCTTTGTGAATTAGGATTAGACCAGTGAGAGACAGTTCTTCGGACCAGAAATTATACAGGAAGCCGAGGAACCAGTTTGAATGATCAGGGAAAACTTGAGGATTGCACAGTCAAGGTAGAAAAGCTATGCAGATACCCGAAGGGGACAACTAGaggttgaggaaggtgatcacgtatatctgaaggtgtcaccaattTGGGGTAtaagaagattcaaagtcaaaagGAAGTTGTCCCcttgctttattggacccttcaaaaTCCTAAAGCGTGTCACGAAGTGTCTTATCAACTGGAGTTGCCCAGCCATGTGGCAGATGTAcgtgatgtatttcatgtgtcccagttgaagaagtgcctcaggATGCCAGAAGAGCAACTATCTATGGAGGAACTCGGTGTGCAGGGTGATCTAACctacacggagtatcctatcaagatcattGATACCTTGACTCGGGTCACCAGGAATATAGTGATTAAAATGTCCAAGGTACAATGGAGTCATCACGCAGAACATGAAGCCACCTAGGAACAAGCACATGAACTACGAGTAGAATTTCCCCACCTTTTTCCTAGCTCGTCGTAATCTCGAGGTCGATATTATTTTtaaggggtagaatttgtaataaCCAAAAAATCTATAAATAAATGAATGAATAAAAAGTTATGCCCAATGTGGATACGTATATCTTTGGGTTCCTTCTTTTCATGTTATAATCATAATTGAAATGGACAACATAACTAACTAAACTTTATATATAATAAAGTTGCGCATATATGATGGACCCTTTTTGAATGGTGCACTTAACTCTAAATTTGGAGCTGAGACACagatttgaattttgaatttacaaattcaaataaaaaaataaaacagAAAAGGAAGTGAAGAGAATAatgaaagaaaaaaagaaaattaAGGATGAGCTAGTCGCTGCTTGGGCTGAAACCTGCCTGGCCCAATTACACCTTTGCCTGCTAGTAGCCCTCACTGCGTGCAACTATGACGACAGGTGTGGCACCCGCACGCTAGGGTTATCTTCTCCCTCGCGCGTCGTCGCGAACGCAGCCGAACTATGGCTACTGCGCGCACCTGCCGGAGACCGACAGTGCCCCATTCGCTCGCCCTCACGACCACCTCTGGCATGTGGGCCTCGCTCCACCGGAAGCTTCTCCGGGTTGTTACACTTTTGTAGCCGTCGCACGCTCTGCGTAACAAACTCCGCCGCTTGCGGAGGGGATCGTTGTGACTTCGGCTCGGCATCCACATATCTAGGTCCCTCCGCGCACCTCGTCCCATTTGAGCCAGCGTGAACGACCCTAGGTTTATCCATCGCCGAGAGAGGAGCCGAGTGTCCATCATCGGAGAGCAAGGACAGGCTTGTGGCCGCCATCGTGCGTTTTCACCTTCAGTGTCGACCGGAGACCGTGATCGGCTCAAAGTGGCGCACAATATCTTGGGGACGTAATCCAGTGGGTAATTGTGCATGGGAAGCCGAGGGTCTCACGCAATTGGTCGCCGGAGTTAGGGCGCATTCGCGAAGCCAGGGAACGCTGTGGGCAGCACCGTATTCTCCACGGCCGTCGGTAACGACACTTTCCTCTAGTCCACCCTACCTTCCATTTCGTGTAGCACTCGTTCACATTAGGATTCTATCACCGGAGCACCGGGGCCTATGTGCGCCGGTGATGGCGCCGCCGCAACAGGGCCTGCGCCGCCGGGCTGAGCTCGGGGTGAGGAAGGGTGGCGCTAGTACGTTGATTCGAAACGAATGGCTGGGTTTAGATAttgcttaggccttgttcgtttataTCGGATTGATGGGTCGGAACGAATCCTaatcggattgcttctctaatttatataaactttgattagctggaatgattccgggtgcaatccgacacaaacgaacaaggccttaacgGTTCGCAGGTGCCGTGGATTTTGGATCAGGCGGTCCAGGTTAAGTTAGGCCTCATAAAGTATGAGCCG
It contains:
- the LOC100191483 gene encoding pentatricopeptide repeat-containing protein ATP4, chloroplastic gives rise to the protein MASLPLCRSPSSLLPSWPHRPISASFNPKNPSSPVAAHVSVQETPPQPQDPSPPSDSNPNGTRPSSSSNTRFLWVNPNSPRAADVARARAGSGRRARLASAAAALGACETTESAVEAALQAAFPEPPSEQDAVIVLNTAAATRAETAVLALRWFLGNAKVRKKVILYNVVLKLLRKKRLWSETEALWAEMLRDGVQPDNATFSTVISCARACGLHSKAVEWFDKMPEFGCSPDMLTYSAVIDAYGHAGNSEAALRLYDRARAEKWQLDPVICSTVIKVHSTSGNFDGALNVFEEMKAIGVRPNLVVYNTMLDAMGRALRPWVVKTIHREMVDQQVQPSRATYCCLLHAYTRARYGEDAMAVYRLMKDEAMGIDVMLYNMLLSMCADIGYVDEAEEIFRDMKASMGAHSKPDSWSYSSMVTLYSSTANVLSAEGILNEMVEAGFKPNIFVLTSLIRCYGKVGRTDDVVRSFGMLQDLGIIPDDRFCGCLLSVAANTPAEELGKVISCIERSNVQLGAVVKLLVDRSSSESFREAARELLRSSRGVVKMPYCNCLMDLCVNLNQMEKACALLDAAQQLGIYANIQTRTQTQWSLHLRGLSVGAALTTLHVWMNDLYTSLQTGNEGLPPLLGIHTGQGKNTYSDRGLAAMFEAHLKELDAPFHEAPDKAGWFLTTNVAAKQWLESKAASELVTV
- the LOC100193476 gene encoding Cysteine synthase 2 isoform 2 (isoform 2 is encoded by transcript variant 2) — protein: MAAATAAGAAATAAAVSLIACYILLHKSRAKLSWFPTVGFSRASGRRVRRRGLVEAIGNTPLIRINSLSDATGCEILGKAEFLNPGGSVKDRVAVKIIEEALESGDLVYGGTVTEGSAGSTAISLATVAPAYGCRCHVVIPDDAAIEKSQIIEALGATVERVRPVSITHRDHFVNIARRRALEANKLAAAQRESSEKQTNGLTHVDSEMLDDKLAVMQRESNKMQNGGPAHVNTEFSHCGKCDVNSDSKGGFFADQFENLANYRAHYECTGPEIWKQTKGNLHAFVAAAGTGGTIAGVSRYLKEKNRSIKCFLMDPPGSGLFNKVTRGVMYTKEEAEGKRLKNPFDTITEGIGINRVTKNFMMAELDGAYRGSDREAVEMSRFLLKNDGLFVGSSSAMNCVGAVRVAQDLGPGHTIVTILCDSGMRHLSKFFNEQYLADHGLTPTATGLEFLDK
- the LOC100193476 gene encoding cysteine synthase 2 isoform X1 — protein: MQLAHIPRVSRSSFASLALRLSLDMAAATAAGAAATAAAVSLIACYILLHKSRAKLSWFPTVGFSRASGRRVRRRGLVEAIGNTPLIRINSLSDATGCEILGKAEFLNPGGSVKDRVAVKIIEEALESGDLVYGGTVTEGSAGSTAISLATVAPAYGCRCHVVIPDDAAIEKSQIIEALGATVERVRPVSITHRDHFVNIARRRALEANKLAAAQRESSEKQTNGLTHVDSEMLDDKLAVMQRESNKMQNGGPAHVNTEFSHCGKCDVNSDSKGGFFADQFENLANYRAHYECTGPEIWKQTKGNLHAFVAAAGTGGTIAGVSRYLKEKNRSIKCFLMDPPGSGLFNKVTRGVMYTKEEAEGKRLKNPFDTITEGIGINRVTKNFMMAELDGAYRGSDREAVEMSSSSAMNCVGAVRVAQDLGPGHTIVTILCDSGMRHLSKFFNEQYLADHGLTPTATGLEFLDK
- the LOC100193476 gene encoding Cysteine synthase 2 isoform 1 (isoform 1 is encoded by transcript variant 1); this encodes MMLPLKRRRALEANKLAAAQRESSEKQTNGLTHVDSEMLDDKLAVMQRESNKMQNGGPAHVNTEFSHCGKCDVNSDSKGGFFADQFENLANYRAHYECTGPEIWKQTKGNLHAFVAAAGTGGTIAGVSRYLKEKNRSIKCFLMDPPGSGLFNKVTRGVMYTKEEAEGKRLKNPFDTITEGIGINRVTKNFMMAELDGAYRGSDREAVEMSRFLLKNDGLFVGSSSAMNCVGAVRVAQDLGPGHTIVTILCDSGMRHLSKFFNEQYLADHGLTPTATGLEFLDK